The following proteins come from a genomic window of Paenibacillus spongiae:
- a CDS encoding ABC transporter ATP-binding protein: MIQFKQVTKKYNDGMMALKGIDLEIKAGELVTLIGPSGCGKTTTMKMINRLAEPTSGQILVNGKDIAQMNPVLLRRNIGYVIQQIGLFPHMKIKDNVAIVPRLKKMNKSDYEKRIDELMDMVGLDPDMYRDRYPAELSGGQQQRIGVIRAMAAEPSIILMDEPFSALDPISREQLQDELVRLQEEVKKTIVFVSHDMDEALKIADRIVLMREGEIVQADTPDRILRRPKNDFVRTFIGENRLHESENLMVEDVMIHNPVTVFLSRGLAHGAKLMKHYRVNSLLVTDKNRTLKGIVTKEMLEERYHEEDMSLQEIMKSDIPSVPIGTGVTEAVEIMKQHGLSSLPIVHANGHLAGLVTNSSLIDALLKQI, from the coding sequence ATGATTCAATTCAAACAAGTCACGAAAAAATATAACGACGGCATGATGGCGTTGAAAGGAATCGACCTGGAGATCAAGGCGGGCGAATTAGTGACCCTGATCGGCCCGAGCGGCTGCGGCAAAACGACGACGATGAAAATGATCAACCGGCTGGCCGAGCCCACCTCCGGTCAAATATTAGTCAATGGCAAAGATATCGCTCAGATGAATCCGGTCCTGCTGCGGCGGAATATCGGCTATGTGATCCAGCAGATCGGCCTGTTTCCGCATATGAAGATCAAAGATAATGTCGCCATCGTACCCAGACTGAAGAAAATGAATAAGTCCGACTACGAAAAAAGAATCGATGAATTAATGGATATGGTCGGCCTGGATCCCGATATGTACCGGGACCGCTACCCGGCGGAGCTAAGCGGAGGCCAGCAGCAGCGCATTGGCGTCATCCGGGCAATGGCTGCGGAGCCTTCGATCATTCTGATGGATGAGCCGTTCAGCGCGCTCGACCCGATCAGCCGCGAGCAGCTGCAGGATGAGCTGGTCCGGCTGCAGGAAGAAGTGAAGAAGACGATCGTATTCGTCTCCCATGATATGGACGAAGCGCTCAAGATCGCCGACCGCATCGTCCTGATGAGGGAAGGGGAGATTGTTCAGGCGGATACGCCGGACCGGATATTGAGGCGTCCCAAGAACGATTTTGTTCGTACGTTTATCGGCGAGAACCGGCTGCATGAGTCCGAGAATTTGATGGTAGAGGATGTCATGATCCACAATCCGGTGACGGTCTTCCTGTCGCGCGGATTGGCGCACGGAGCCAAGCTGATGAAGCATTACCGCGTGAATAGCTTGCTTGTGACGGATAAAAACCGCACTCTCAAGGGGATCGTGACCAAAGAGATGCTCGAAGAGCGCTATCATGAGGAAGACATGTCGCTGCAGGAGATTATGAAGTCGGACATCCCGTCCGTTCCCATTGGGACAGGTGTAACCGAGGCGGTTGAGATCATGAAGCAGCACGGCCTCAGCAGTCTTCCCATTGTACACGCCAATGGGCATTTGGCGGGGCTTGTGACCAATTCCAGTCTAATCGATGCGCTGCTGAAGCAGATCTAG
- a CDS encoding MBL fold metallo-hydrolase: protein MNVHFLGTAAFEGIPSLFCQCDTCKQAQARGGKNIRTRTSVMIDGELKIDFPPDTCHHAIRDNIDMDKVKDLIFTHSHSDHLYAEDMLIRMAGYAKSGDHPIHVYGHDLPIRSCIEKLGMQQDKYRFHIIKPFEPVQTQTATIVPLVADHDMTETCLVYHIEKDGKTIFYGHDSGWFPEQTWQWLKGKKLDLAILECTTGKLGGRSNHMNADCVLETKEWLLANEIMNPGGKFVVTHFSHNAHLLHEDLTEIFEPHGITVAYDGMKIEL from the coding sequence ATGAACGTTCATTTTCTAGGTACCGCCGCTTTTGAAGGAATCCCGTCCTTATTCTGCCAATGCGACACGTGCAAGCAAGCTCAGGCACGAGGAGGCAAGAACATCCGCACACGAACCTCCGTTATGATCGACGGGGAGCTTAAGATCGATTTTCCGCCGGACACCTGCCATCATGCGATTCGCGACAATATCGATATGGATAAAGTGAAGGATTTGATCTTCACGCATTCGCATTCGGATCATCTGTATGCCGAGGATATGCTGATCCGAATGGCGGGGTATGCGAAATCGGGCGATCATCCGATTCATGTCTACGGGCATGATCTGCCTATTCGCAGCTGTATCGAGAAGCTGGGCATGCAGCAGGACAAGTACCGGTTCCATATTATAAAGCCGTTCGAACCGGTGCAGACGCAGACCGCAACGATCGTCCCGCTGGTCGCGGATCACGATATGACCGAGACTTGCTTGGTGTATCATATCGAGAAGGATGGCAAGACGATCTTCTACGGCCACGACAGCGGTTGGTTCCCGGAGCAAACCTGGCAGTGGCTGAAGGGCAAGAAGCTGGATCTGGCGATTCTGGAATGCACCACAGGCAAATTGGGCGGCCGCAGCAACCATATGAATGCGGATTGCGTGCTCGAGACGAAGGAGTGGCTGCTTGCCAACGAAATTATGAATCCAGGCGGCAAATTCGTCGTGACCCACTTCTCGCATAACGCCCATCTGCTGCATGAGGATTTGACCGAGATCTTCGAGCCGCACGGCATTACGGTCGCATACGATGGCATGAAAATTGAGTTGTAA
- the pepT gene encoding peptidase T: MKQEIIDRFKSYAQVNTQSDDHSESCPSTPGQLTLAKMLVDELRTIGMEEVSLDDNGYVMATLPANTDKQVPTIGFLAHMDTATDFTGAGVKPQVVDDYDGQDIVLNEALQIVLSPKDFPELAAYKGHTLITTDGTTLLGADNKAGITEIMTAMAYLVQHPEIKHGKVRVAFTPDEEIGRGPHRFDVAAFNATYAYTVDGGPLGELQYESFNAAAARITCKGKNVHPGTAKDKMIHSSKIAMELHGRLPAEECPEQTEHYEGFYHLLSIDGDVEETKLHYIIRDFDPNSFKARKARLAAIVDELRAIYGAERIELDIKDQYYNMREKIEPVREVVDIAYKAMENLGIRPVVEPIRGGTDGSQLSYMGLPTPNLFTGGENYHGRFEYASVDNMIKAAHVVIEIAKLFEQQAKA, encoded by the coding sequence ATGAAACAAGAGATTATTGACCGCTTTAAATCGTATGCGCAAGTAAATACGCAATCCGATGACCACAGTGAATCCTGTCCTTCCACACCGGGACAGCTCACCCTCGCCAAGATGCTGGTCGACGAGCTGCGGACAATCGGCATGGAGGAAGTCAGCCTGGATGACAACGGTTATGTCATGGCCACCCTTCCCGCCAACACGGATAAACAGGTGCCGACCATCGGCTTTCTGGCCCATATGGACACGGCGACCGATTTCACGGGGGCGGGCGTCAAGCCGCAGGTCGTGGACGATTACGACGGGCAGGACATTGTCTTGAACGAAGCGCTGCAGATCGTACTCTCCCCGAAGGACTTCCCGGAGCTGGCTGCTTACAAGGGTCATACTTTAATCACGACGGACGGTACGACGCTGCTGGGCGCCGACAACAAGGCGGGCATTACCGAAATCATGACCGCGATGGCTTACTTGGTTCAGCATCCGGAAATTAAGCACGGCAAAGTAAGGGTCGCCTTTACGCCGGATGAGGAAATCGGACGCGGCCCCCATCGGTTCGACGTAGCCGCCTTTAATGCCACGTATGCCTATACCGTGGACGGCGGTCCGCTCGGCGAGCTTCAGTACGAGAGCTTTAACGCCGCCGCGGCGCGGATTACGTGTAAGGGCAAGAACGTTCACCCCGGTACCGCCAAGGATAAAATGATCCATTCCTCGAAGATCGCCATGGAGCTGCACGGCAGACTGCCGGCGGAGGAATGCCCGGAACAAACGGAACATTACGAAGGCTTCTATCATCTCCTGTCCATCGATGGAGACGTAGAGGAAACAAAACTGCATTATATTATCCGGGATTTCGACCCGAACAGCTTCAAGGCCAGGAAGGCGCGGCTCGCCGCCATCGTGGACGAGTTGAGAGCCATCTACGGCGCAGAGCGCATCGAGCTTGACATCAAGGATCAATATTATAATATGCGGGAGAAGATCGAACCGGTACGGGAAGTTGTCGACATTGCTTACAAGGCGATGGAGAATTTGGGGATACGGCCGGTCGTTGAACCGATCCGGGGCGGCACGGACGGCTCGCAGCTCTCCTACATGGGGCTGCCCACGCCAAACCTGTTCACCGGCGGCGAGAACTATCACGGCAGGTTCGAATATGCTTCCGTAGACAATATGATCAAGGCTGCCCATGTCGTCATCGAGATTGCGAAGCTCTTCGAGCAGCAGGCGAAGGCATAA
- a CDS encoding ROK family transcriptional regulator → MKKHDQDVMKRHNRRTVFELIKKHHPLSRADIAKRTGMSPTTVSRIAFELMEQGYLSESDQAAASTGLGRKSTLIGLVNTAVLSVGIELDRHRASIGILDLQGSVLCTCKLARQAEESPEETISRISAAIEELVQRNAVDRTRIIGIGIGLPGIINNDKGDVVFSVQLGWKNVRLAERLTELTGIRTAVDNELKAKALAEHLKGAAVGSRRTAILGLGSGVGSALILEGEVYRGGMNSAGEIGHITVDPGGMMCECGKAGCLQTFINIRSLLSEAGKVRRVHKIEEIFAAREAGERWAVHLIERALTYMAIAINNLVCMYNPDSVILCGELPDKFPEIYGEIEALCSSHIVWEPLRGSFRIHRSELSEWGVVIGSGLLSQNRFFQL, encoded by the coding sequence ATGAAGAAGCATGACCAAGACGTTATGAAGCGGCACAACAGACGAACGGTTTTTGAACTCATCAAGAAGCATCATCCGCTCTCCCGTGCCGACATTGCCAAGCGAACCGGCATGAGTCCGACGACGGTTAGCCGCATTGCCTTTGAACTGATGGAGCAGGGGTATTTGTCCGAATCCGACCAGGCTGCCGCTTCAACCGGTTTGGGGAGAAAATCGACTCTCATCGGGCTTGTAAATACCGCGGTATTATCGGTTGGCATCGAACTCGACCGTCATCGGGCCAGTATCGGCATTCTCGACCTGCAGGGCAGCGTCTTATGCACTTGCAAGCTGGCCCGCCAAGCGGAAGAAAGCCCTGAAGAAACGATCAGCCGTATTAGCGCGGCCATTGAGGAGCTTGTGCAGAGGAATGCCGTAGATCGAACGCGGATCATCGGGATTGGAATCGGGCTGCCCGGCATAATAAACAATGATAAGGGCGACGTCGTGTTCTCCGTCCAGCTGGGCTGGAAGAATGTCCGTCTGGCCGAGCGGTTGACGGAGCTGACCGGAATCAGGACGGCTGTTGACAATGAGCTGAAGGCCAAGGCGCTCGCGGAGCATTTGAAGGGCGCAGCTGTCGGTTCCCGCCGGACCGCGATTCTAGGCCTCGGCAGCGGAGTGGGCTCTGCGCTCATCCTGGAAGGCGAGGTATACCGCGGCGGCATGAACAGCGCGGGTGAAATCGGGCATATAACGGTCGATCCCGGCGGCATGATGTGCGAATGCGGCAAAGCCGGATGTCTGCAGACGTTCATCAATATCCGTTCCTTGCTCTCGGAGGCGGGCAAAGTGCGCCGGGTTCATAAGATCGAGGAGATCTTTGCAGCCAGGGAAGCGGGAGAACGATGGGCGGTTCACTTAATCGAGCGTGCCTTGACGTATATGGCCATTGCCATTAACAACCTCGTCTGCATGTACAACCCTGACAGCGTGATTTTGTGCGGAGAACTGCCGGATAAGTTTCCGGAAATTTACGGGGAAATTGAGGCGCTCTGTTCCTCGCACATCGTGTGGGAGCCGCTTCGCGGATCATTCCGCATTCATCGCTCGGAGCTGAGCGAGTGGGGGGTTGTAATCGGTTCCGGTTTGCTTTCGCAGAATCGGTTCTTTCAATTGTAG
- a CDS encoding glycine betaine ABC transporter substrate-binding protein: MNLWDVFVNRQDDIIRATMEHIQISFIALVIAIVISIPTGLALTRFPRLASPIIGVASLFQTIPSLALLGFMIPLLGIGMVPAIVALTVYALLPIMRNTYTGIMNVDKPIKEAGIGMGMTSLQVMTKIELPLALSVIMAGIRTATVMLIGVATLASLIGAGGLGDLIFRGISTVNTELILAGTIPAALLALLFDFMLERMERAVTPKGIRKRTRKTNKVVRGLEIAIGAALILLIAAGIFSKVGGLGSESIVVGGKNFTEQDILVHMMASLIEAKTELKVIRKPFLGGSSVTHSALVSGDIDLYPEYTGTGWTSVLKEKAISGDPEITYRKVKAAYEEKFNVAWLKPIGFNNTYTLSMRKDNAEKLGIETFTELARQSPNLILGATHEFIERPDGYIGLQQTYGMKFKQTKGLDAGLTYSAVKEGTTDVNDAFGTDGRIQAFNLKVLVDDKHYFPPYYAAPVVRMETLKEYPELEEVLNLLAGKIDDQMMSVLNGKVDLEGRQAREVAEEWLKEQGLI, encoded by the coding sequence ATGAATCTCTGGGATGTATTCGTGAATAGACAGGATGATATTATCCGCGCCACGATGGAGCATATTCAAATATCGTTTATCGCTTTGGTCATTGCGATCGTGATTTCGATCCCGACCGGGCTGGCGCTGACCCGCTTTCCCAGGCTGGCTTCCCCTATTATCGGAGTAGCCTCGCTCTTTCAGACGATTCCGAGCTTGGCCCTGCTCGGTTTCATGATTCCTCTGCTGGGGATCGGGATGGTTCCCGCCATTGTGGCTTTAACGGTATACGCTTTGCTGCCGATTATGAGAAATACGTATACCGGAATTATGAATGTGGACAAGCCGATTAAAGAAGCCGGTATCGGCATGGGAATGACCAGTCTCCAGGTCATGACCAAGATCGAGCTGCCTCTGGCGCTCAGCGTCATTATGGCCGGCATTCGGACGGCGACCGTCATGCTGATCGGGGTAGCCACGCTTGCCTCTCTTATCGGAGCGGGCGGGCTTGGCGACCTGATCTTCCGGGGCATCTCGACGGTGAATACGGAATTGATCCTGGCGGGCACGATCCCCGCCGCTCTGCTGGCACTTCTGTTCGATTTCATGCTCGAGCGAATGGAGCGGGCTGTGACCCCGAAGGGGATACGCAAGAGAACGAGAAAAACGAACAAGGTCGTCAGGGGACTAGAGATCGCGATCGGAGCGGCGTTGATCCTATTGATCGCGGCCGGGATTTTTTCAAAGGTCGGCGGTCTTGGATCGGAGTCGATTGTTGTCGGCGGAAAGAACTTCACCGAACAGGATATTCTCGTGCATATGATGGCGTCCCTGATCGAGGCCAAGACCGAGCTCAAGGTGATCCGCAAGCCGTTCCTGGGCGGATCGTCGGTCACGCACAGCGCCTTGGTCAGCGGCGATATCGACCTGTATCCGGAGTATACCGGGACGGGCTGGACCTCCGTGCTGAAGGAAAAGGCGATCAGCGGCGACCCGGAGATCACCTATCGGAAGGTAAAGGCGGCGTACGAGGAGAAGTTCAATGTCGCCTGGTTAAAGCCGATCGGCTTCAATAACACGTACACGCTGTCCATGCGCAAAGACAATGCGGAGAAGCTGGGCATCGAAACGTTCACCGAGCTTGCCCGGCAGTCGCCCAATTTAATCTTAGGCGCGACCCATGAGTTTATCGAGCGTCCGGATGGATATATCGGTTTGCAGCAGACATACGGGATGAAGTTCAAGCAAACCAAGGGGCTGGATGCCGGATTAACCTATAGCGCGGTGAAGGAAGGAACGACGGATGTGAATGACGCCTTCGGTACGGACGGACGGATCCAAGCGTTTAATTTGAAGGTGCTTGTGGACGACAAGCATTATTTTCCGCCCTACTATGCGGCGCCCGTCGTTCGAATGGAGACGTTGAAGGAATATCCGGAGCTCGAAGAGGTATTGAACCTGCTGGCGGGAAAAATAGATGACCAGATGATGTCCGTCCTGAATGGGAAGGTTGATCTTGAAGGCCGGCAAGCCCGCGAAGTGGCGGAGGAGTGGCTGAAGGAGCAAGGTTTGATATAA
- a CDS encoding cytochrome P450: MTRIAGIPTSRTANFFRFQRDPLGFLLDTLHMGDVVSLRTSSFRPTFIVNSPEFVQEILVNQEESFRKGRSSNVLRRTIGDGLLTAEDRNHRGQKKYLKPVFYKERLQAYAAIVVEETERLAAVLEEGVPVPMHDVMMQLTLGIIARSMFNTELDEDKAELAEAVNDTIQQSAKTIFSPVILPLAIPTPGNITHKKAIRTLETMVYDVIAAAKREPQRYADTMLGLLLDTADETGQPIPDREIRDQMMTMLLAGHETTANALVWTWYALDREPAVAERLYGELDRIRQEEEDQGAQPNAFDRYRKLTYTKQVIQETLRLYPPAWAILRETEGEVTMLGDVFPAKSSFLISPYAIHRNDHVFGDAAAFRPERFDDGPGQWPRFAYFPFGGGSRGCIGTQFAMIEAVLILAALADRFRFVSVEGQPEAVPEPLVSLRIKNGRWMIPRRRQS; this comes from the coding sequence ATGACGCGTATCGCCGGTATTCCGACATCACGTACGGCTAACTTTTTCCGATTTCAACGTGATCCGCTCGGGTTTCTGCTGGACACGCTGCATATGGGGGATGTGGTATCGCTGCGGACCAGCTCCTTTCGCCCCACGTTTATCGTCAATTCGCCGGAGTTCGTACAGGAAATTCTTGTCAATCAGGAGGAGAGCTTCCGCAAGGGCAGAAGCTCGAATGTGCTGCGCCGGACGATCGGCGACGGGCTGCTGACAGCCGAGGACCGGAATCACCGGGGGCAGAAGAAATATCTGAAGCCGGTGTTCTACAAGGAACGCTTACAAGCCTATGCGGCTATTGTGGTTGAGGAGACGGAACGACTGGCCGCTGTGCTGGAGGAAGGCGTGCCGGTCCCGATGCATGATGTGATGATGCAGCTTACGCTCGGCATTATTGCCAGAAGCATGTTCAACACGGAGCTGGACGAGGATAAAGCAGAGCTGGCTGAAGCTGTGAACGATACGATTCAGCAATCGGCCAAAACGATCTTCTCCCCCGTCATTCTCCCCCTCGCCATTCCTACGCCTGGGAATATAACGCACAAGAAAGCCATACGGACGCTGGAGACGATGGTCTATGACGTGATTGCTGCAGCGAAGCGGGAGCCGCAGCGCTATGCGGATACGATGCTGGGGCTGCTGCTGGATACGGCGGATGAGACCGGCCAACCGATCCCGGACCGGGAAATCCGCGATCAGATGATGACGATGCTGCTGGCCGGACACGAGACGACGGCGAATGCGCTCGTCTGGACATGGTATGCGCTGGACCGGGAACCCGCAGTCGCGGAGCGGCTGTATGGCGAGCTGGATCGTATTCGGCAAGAAGAAGAGGATCAGGGTGCACAGCCGAATGCATTTGACCGTTACCGCAAGCTGACCTATACGAAGCAAGTCATTCAGGAGACGCTCAGGCTATACCCGCCCGCATGGGCGATTCTTCGCGAGACGGAAGGGGAGGTTACGATGCTGGGGGATGTCTTCCCGGCGAAGAGCAGCTTTCTCATTAGTCCATATGCGATTCACCGTAACGATCATGTCTTCGGGGATGCCGCGGCGTTCCGTCCGGAACGGTTCGATGACGGGCCGGGACAGTGGCCGCGCTTCGCCTATTTTCCGTTCGGCGGCGGGTCGCGGGGGTGCATCGGCACGCAGTTCGCCATGATTGAGGCGGTGCTCATATTGGCCGCGCTTGCCGACCGCTTCCGCTTCGTGTCCGTCGAAGGGCAGCCGGAAGCGGTGCCGGAACCGCTCGTATCGCTGCGGATCAAGAACGGCCGCTGGATGATTCCGCGGCGGCGGCAATCATAG
- a CDS encoding asparaginase produces the protein MGFTTLVEEYRGGTLENIHYGAITIVDEKGKILYKAGNPDHVTFLRSAAKPFQAIPGMKRRIDEVYGLSGQEAALFAASHRGEAFHIDALESILRKTGIQEEGLHCCATYPLNEDAKADRHRAHEPKRKIFHNCSGKHSGLVALSKHMGWDERTYYKPEHPVQKEIVEALAYIADVPAASIPQGIDGCGLPIFALPLHKIAYAYLKLACPDLIEDAPTRDAVARMARLMNEYPDMIADTQFVCSALLKDSNLAAKGGAKGVYGIGLRKERIGISLKVSDGSEQVWPCIIASILEHIGYDNKDTINRLYALVPNTIVNDGGTPVGERRAVFTLEA, from the coding sequence ATGGGATTTACCACATTAGTAGAAGAATACAGGGGCGGAACGCTTGAGAATATCCATTACGGAGCCATAACAATAGTGGATGAGAAAGGCAAGATTTTGTACAAGGCGGGCAATCCCGATCATGTGACCTTCCTGCGGTCTGCCGCCAAGCCGTTCCAGGCGATTCCGGGCATGAAGCGGCGGATTGACGAAGTTTATGGGTTGAGCGGCCAAGAAGCTGCGCTGTTTGCGGCTTCGCACCGGGGAGAAGCCTTCCACATCGATGCGCTGGAGTCTATTCTGCGCAAGACGGGCATTCAGGAGGAAGGGCTTCATTGCTGCGCCACCTATCCGCTCAATGAGGATGCCAAGGCGGACCGCCATCGCGCCCATGAACCGAAGCGCAAAATATTTCATAACTGCTCTGGCAAGCATTCCGGACTCGTCGCGCTCAGCAAGCATATGGGCTGGGACGAGCGCACGTACTACAAGCCCGAGCATCCCGTTCAGAAGGAAATAGTGGAGGCGCTCGCATACATCGCTGATGTTCCGGCAGCGTCCATTCCGCAAGGCATCGACGGCTGCGGCCTGCCGATCTTCGCGCTTCCGCTGCACAAGATCGCCTATGCCTATCTGAAGCTGGCTTGTCCGGATTTGATCGAGGATGCTCCAACGCGCGATGCCGTCGCCAGAATGGCCCGCCTCATGAATGAGTATCCGGATATGATTGCAGATACGCAATTCGTCTGCTCGGCGCTGCTGAAGGATTCCAATCTGGCTGCCAAGGGCGGGGCGAAGGGCGTATACGGGATCGGTCTGCGCAAGGAGCGGATCGGTATTTCATTGAAAGTATCGGACGGCTCCGAGCAGGTGTGGCCGTGCATCATCGCTTCCATTCTGGAGCATATCGGGTATGACAATAAGGACACGATCAACCGTCTGTACGCGCTTGTTCCGAATACAATCGTCAATGACGGCGGCACGCCGGTCGGGGAGCGGCGCGCGGTATTTACGCTGGAAGCTTAA
- a CDS encoding beta-class carbonic anhydrase, translated as MSVISRLMSFNKQFVEEKQYESYLTDKFPDKKLVILTCMDTRLVELLPRALNLRNGDAKIIKNAGAILTQPFGSAMRSILVAIYELGAQEVLVIGHHGCGMTNLDAQGMVNKFRERGVSDTTLSTLEHSGIRMERFLRGFKNPEEGVMHSINIIRNHPLIPADVQVHGLVMNPETGEAELLVEDYRGET; from the coding sequence TTGTCAGTGATTTCGCGTTTAATGAGCTTTAACAAGCAATTCGTCGAAGAAAAGCAATACGAGTCCTATTTAACCGATAAGTTTCCCGACAAGAAGCTCGTAATTCTAACCTGCATGGATACACGCCTGGTCGAGCTTCTGCCTCGGGCGTTGAATTTGCGCAATGGCGATGCCAAGATCATCAAAAATGCCGGCGCTATTCTGACGCAGCCTTTCGGAAGCGCCATGCGCAGTATACTGGTCGCCATCTATGAGCTGGGCGCTCAAGAAGTGCTCGTCATCGGCCACCATGGCTGCGGCATGACCAACCTTGATGCCCAAGGGATGGTCAATAAGTTTAGAGAACGCGGTGTTTCCGATACGACGCTCTCGACTTTGGAGCATTCCGGAATTCGCATGGAACGGTTCCTCCGCGGGTTCAAGAACCCGGAAGAAGGCGTCATGCACAGCATCAATATTATCCGTAATCATCCGCTAATTCCCGCAGACGTTCAAGTCCACGGTTTGGTCATGAATCCGGAGACGGGTGAAGCCGAGCTTCTTGTGGAGGATTACAGAGGGGAAACCTAA
- a CDS encoding TerC family protein, with protein MELFSPEFWSALLAIVVIDLVLAGDNAIVIGLSARNLPKEHQKKVILFGTAGAIAIRSLLTLVVVWLLKIPGLLLVGGLLLVWIAYKLLVEEKGHDVKSASNIWGAVRTIVIADTVMGLDNVLAVAGAAHGDFLLVVIGLLISVPIVVWGSTLILKWVERFPVIIYIGAGVLAWTASKMIVDEPFMKSFFEENVVLKWGLSLVLVAGVLLLGRMKKQKQVAQKA; from the coding sequence ATGGAATTATTTAGTCCGGAATTTTGGTCGGCGCTATTGGCTATTGTCGTCATCGACTTAGTCCTAGCCGGCGATAATGCTATCGTCATTGGCTTGTCTGCAAGGAATTTACCTAAAGAGCACCAGAAGAAAGTCATTCTATTCGGAACCGCCGGCGCGATCGCTATTCGCTCTCTGCTGACGCTGGTGGTCGTCTGGCTGCTGAAAATTCCCGGGCTTCTGCTCGTTGGGGGCTTGCTCCTTGTCTGGATCGCATATAAGCTTCTGGTCGAAGAGAAGGGCCATGATGTGAAGTCCGCATCCAACATCTGGGGTGCAGTAAGAACGATCGTCATCGCGGATACAGTTATGGGTCTGGATAACGTTCTTGCTGTCGCGGGTGCAGCGCATGGCGACTTTCTCCTTGTCGTCATCGGCCTGCTGATTAGCGTGCCGATCGTGGTTTGGGGCAGTACGCTCATCTTGAAGTGGGTGGAACGCTTCCCGGTCATCATCTATATCGGTGCAGGCGTACTGGCATGGACAGCATCCAAGATGATCGTGGATGAGCCTTTCATGAAGTCGTTCTTCGAAGAAAATGTCGTACTGAAGTGGGGCCTTAGCCTTGTGCTTGTTGCAGGCGTACTGCTTCTGGGCAGAATGAAGAAGCAAAAGCAGGTTGCGCAGAAAGCGTAA
- a CDS encoding copper homeostasis protein CutC, producing the protein MILEIIATCVEDAIAAEENGADRIELITAITEGGLTPGIGMVEQVVQAVSIPVNVMVRPHSRSFVYGSSDVATMAAEVKAIAATGAAGIVLGALTAEGQIDERALETLLPLAGGLDVTYHRAFDELKDQIAGLRTLARYPAISRVLTSGGPRPAPEAVPEIRRLVEEAGACGGLPRILAGSGLTPETVIPFIEQTGVTEVHFGSAVRFGRSGLAPIDPAQLRSLADRIHGI; encoded by the coding sequence ATGATTCTGGAAATTATCGCGACTTGCGTGGAGGATGCAATAGCAGCGGAGGAGAACGGCGCGGACCGCATTGAATTAATAACGGCGATTACGGAAGGCGGGCTGACGCCCGGCATCGGAATGGTCGAGCAGGTCGTTCAAGCGGTGAGCATTCCCGTGAACGTCATGGTTAGACCGCACAGCCGTTCCTTTGTCTACGGCAGCTCCGATGTTGCGACAATGGCGGCGGAAGTGAAGGCCATCGCCGCGACGGGTGCGGCCGGCATTGTGCTGGGCGCGTTAACGGCGGAAGGACAGATCGACGAGCGGGCGCTGGAAACGCTGCTGCCCTTGGCGGGCGGTCTGGACGTCACCTATCACCGTGCCTTCGACGAGCTGAAGGATCAAATCGCCGGCCTGCGGACGCTGGCCCGTTATCCGGCCATATCCCGCGTGCTGACCTCCGGCGGGCCCCGACCGGCACCGGAGGCGGTTCCTGAGATCCGCCGGCTCGTCGAGGAAGCGGGAGCGTGCGGAGGCTTGCCGCGCATTCTGGCCGGGAGCGGACTTACGCCGGAGACCGTCATCCCATTCATTGAACAAACAGGTGTTACCGAGGTGCACTTCGGTTCCGCCGTCCGCTTCGGAAGATCCGGTCTGGCCCCGATCGATCCGGCACAGCTGCGGTCACTGGCGGATCGCATCCACGGCATATGA